One window of the Manihot esculenta cultivar AM560-2 chromosome 14, M.esculenta_v8, whole genome shotgun sequence genome contains the following:
- the LOC110631324 gene encoding protein NUCLEAR FUSION DEFECTIVE 4 gives MVTLKAGTRPPWVGLGAAVWVQIASGNAYNFPLYSHSLKSVLGFNQHQLTMLGVANDVGENTGLLPGIACNKFPPWSILLIGSFACFFGYGVLWLALSRTIQSMPYWLLWLALCVATNSSAWLSTAVLVTNMRNFPLSRGTVAGILKGYGGISAAVFTAIYSMLLHSSSSKLLMFLALGVPVLCFLVMYFVKACAPASGEDSSENGHFLFIQAVLITLSLYILITTILDHTLHLSAPISYTLPVIMFVLLMAPFAIPIKMTLCRTMTRKSGMLDRSIVSSDNLIQVEASADKTEPFLKTSSSAQILGSFQESDETSEAANMLLAEGEGAVKKKRKPKRGEDFRFSEAIIKADFWLLFFVYFVGVGSGVTVLNNLAQIGIAQGVQDTTVLLSLFSFCNFVGRLGGGTISEHFVRSKTVPRTMWMTCTQIIMIIIYLLFASAIDGTLYAATSLLGICYGVQFSIMIPTVSELFGLKHFGIFYNFMSLGNPLGAFLFSGLLAGNVYDTEAAKQHGLDMLLGSSISCTGPHCFRLTFLVLAGACGVGSILSLILTMRIWPVYEMLYAGGSFSLPQTSAH, from the exons ATGGTGACCCTGAAAGCAGGGACCAGACCGCCATGGGTAGGACTTGGAGCTGCTGTCTGGGTGCAAATAGCATCTGGGAATGCGTACAACTTCCCTCTCTATTCCCATTCCTTGAAATCTGTTCTTGGTTTTAATCAGCACCAGCTTACCATGCTTGGGGTTGCTAATGACGTTGGCGAGAATACTGGACTCCTCCCTGGTATTGCCTGCAACAAGTTCCCGCCTTGGTCCATTCTCCTGATTGGTTCTTTTGCTTGTTTCTTTGGTTATGGTGTTCTTTGGCTTGCTCTTAGCCGCACTATCCAGTCTATGCCTTATTGGTTG CTATGGCTTGCACTATGTGTTGCCACTAATAGTAGTGCTTGGTTGAGCACTGCTGTACTTGTGACCAACATGAGAAACTTCCCTCTTAGCCGAGGCACAGTTGCTGGTATTCTCAAAGGTTATGGAGGAATCAGTGCTGCAGTGTTTACTGCAATTTACAGTATGCTGCTTCATAGTTCCTCATCTAAGCTTCTGATGTTCCTTGCACTTGGAGTTCCTGTTCTTTGTTTCCTAGTGATGTATTTTGTAAAGGCTTGTGCTCCAGCTTCTGGTGAAGACTCTTCAGAAAATGGACATTTTCTTTTTATCCAAGCAGTCCTTATAACACTTAGCTTATATATCCTAATAACGACGATATTGGACCACACGCTTCACTTGAGTGCCCCAATTTCTTATACTCTTCCTGTCATAATGTTTGTCCTTCTCATGGCTCCATTTGCAATACCCATAAAGATGACATTATGTCGCACTATGACCAGAAAATCAGGGATGCTTGACCGATCAATTGTATCTTCGGACAATCTGATACAGGTAGAAGCTAGTGCTGACAAAACTGAACCATTTCTCAAGACATCCTCATCAGCACAGATCCTTGGAAGCTTTCAGGAAAGTGATGAGACATCTGAGGCAGCTAATATGCTTCTAGCTGAGGGTGAGGGTGCAGTGAAAAAGAAGAGGAAGCCTAAAAGGGGGGAGGATTTCAGATTTAGTGAAGCCATAATCAAAGCTGATTTCTGGCTGCTCTTCTTTGTTTACTTTGTTGGGGTCGGTTCTGGGGTAACTGTGCTCAATAATCTGGCTCAGATAGGCATTGCACAAGGTGTGCAAGATACCACAGTCTTGTTGTCTCTCTTCAGCTTTTGCAATTTTGTGGGACGTCTTGGTGGTGGTACCATTTCTGAACATTTTGTCAG gtCAAAAACTGTCCCACGAACAATGTGGATGACATGCACTCAAATAATAATGATCATAATATATCTGCTGTTCGCTTCCGCCATTGACGGTACCCTTTATGCTGCAACTTCTTTACTTGGGATTTGCTACGGGGTTCAATTCTCTATCATGATTCCAACAGTCTCTGAGCTTTTCGGCTTGAAGCATTTCggcatattttataatttcatgtCCCTAGGGAATCCTCTTGGTGCATTCCTCTTCTCAGGTCTGCTTGCAGGAAATGTATATGATACTGAGGCAGCAAAGCAACATGGACTGGATATGTTGCTTGGCTCAAGCATCTCCTGCACTGGTCCACATTGCTTCAGACTCACATTCCTGGTTCTGGCTGGTGCCTGTGGTGTGGGTTCCATCTTGAGCCTTATTCTAACTATGAGAATATGGCCAGTTTATGAGATGCTTTATGCTGGGGGTTCCTTCAGCCTTCCTCAAACCTCAGCTCATTAA